In one Lolium rigidum isolate FL_2022 chromosome 3, APGP_CSIRO_Lrig_0.1, whole genome shotgun sequence genomic region, the following are encoded:
- the LOC124702636 gene encoding elongation factor 1-delta 2-like, whose product MAVVLSNVNTEAGLKKLDEYLLTRSYISGYLASKDDMAVYTALSCAPKSSYVNATRWYDHISALLRSSGVTAEGEGVKVESSASFVASTPEVADKKAEAVEEDDDSDVDLFGEETEEDKKAAEERAAAAKASTKKKESGKSSVLLDVKPWDDETDMKKLEETVRSVKMDGLLWGASKLVSVGYGIKKLQIMMTIVDDLVSVDNLIEDHFDVEPANEYIQSCDIVAFNKI is encoded by the exons ATGGCGGTTGTTCTGTCCAATGTTAATACTGAGGCAGGCCTGAAGAAGCTTGACGAGTACCTGCTCACTCGCAGTTACATCAGTGG GTACCTTGCTTCAAAAGATGACATGGCTGTGTACACTGCACTTTCATGTGCTCCCAAGTCAAGCTATGTCAACGCCACAAGGTGGTACGATCATATCAGTGCTCTCCTAAGGTCCAG TGGAGTGACTGCAGAGGGCGAAGGTGTCAAGGTTGAGTCATCTGCTTCTTTTGTGGCATCAACTCCTGAAGTTGCTGACAAAAAG GCAGAAGCGgttgaagaagatgatgactcTGATGTTGATCTATTTGGCGAGGAGACTGAAGAGGACAAGAAAGCAGCAGAAGAACGTGCGGCAGCTGCCAaggcttctaccaagaagaaAGAAT CTGGGAAGTCATCAGTTCTGCTAGATGTGAAGCCATGGGATGATGAAACCGACATGAAAAAGCTTGAGGAAACCGTTAGGAGTGTGAAGATGGACGGCCTCTTATGGGGTGCTT CCAAACTTGTTTCAGTTGGCTATGGCATCAAGAAGCTGCAAATTATGATGACCATTGTGGATGACCTTGTTTCTGTTGACAATCTCATTGAGGACCATTTTGACGTTGAGCCAGCCAATGAGTACATTCAGAGCTGCGATATTGTGGCTTTCAACAAAATTT AA